In Nicotiana tabacum cultivar K326 chromosome 11, ASM71507v2, whole genome shotgun sequence, a single window of DNA contains:
- the LOC107786069 gene encoding 4-hydroxy-tetrahydrodipicolinate synthase, chloroplastic-like, protein MSSSIIGRCHFVADSIEATGTKRRTTRWRSPRAAVIPSFHLPMRSNEVKNRTFADDIKALRLITAIKTPYLPDGRFDLEAYDTLVNLQIENGAEGVIVGGTTGEGQLMSWDEHIMLIGHTVNCFGGSIKVIGNTGSNSTREAIHATEQGFAVGMHAALHINPYYGKTSLEGLISHFESVLPMGPTIIYNVPSRTGQDIPPRVIQTMAKSPNLAGVKECVGNDRVEQYTSNGIVVWSGNDDECHVSRWDYGATGVISVTSNLVPGLMRELMFGGKNLALNSKLMPLVEWLFHEPNPIALNTALAQLGVVRPVFRLPYVPLTKAKREEFVKIVKDIGRENFIGERDVQVLDDNDFILVGRY, encoded by the exons ATGTCATCATCAATTATAGGTCGCTGTCATTTCGTAGCAGATAGCATTGAAGCTACCGGAACAAAGAG GAGGACTACAAGATGGAGGTCCCCGAGAGCAGCAGTAATTCCAAGTTTTCATCTCCCAATGCGCAGTAATGAAGTTAAAAATAG GACGTTCGCCGATGACATAAAAGCACTTCGATTGATCACTGCAATCAAAACCCCATATCTACCGGATGGCAGATTCGATCTTGAGGCTTATGACACGTTAGTAAATTTGCAAATCGAAAATGGCGCTGAGGGTGTGATAGTTGGTGGCACTACAGGTGAAGGTCAATTGATGAGCTGGGATGAACACATCATGCTCATTGGTCACACAGTCAATTGTTTTGGGGGGTCAATCAAAGTCATCGGGAACACTGGAAGCAACTCCACAAGGGAAGCAATACATGCAACTGAACAGGGATTTGCTGTAGGTATGCATGCAGCTCTTCATATTAATCCCTACTACGGCAAGACCTCCTTAGAGGGTTTGATTTCTCACTTTGAAAGCGTGCTCCCTATGGGCCCTACTATCATTTATAATGTGCCATCACGAACTGGTCAAGACATCCCCCCACGTGTAATTCAGACAATGGCAAAGAGTCCTAACCTTGCTGGTGTCAAAGAATGTGTTGGAAATGATAGGGTGGAGCAGTATACAAGTAATGGGATTGTCGTTTGGAGTGGCAATGATGACGAATGCCATGTTTCAAGGTGGGATTATGGTGCTACAGGAGTTATTTCTGTTACCAGCAACTTGGTTCCTGGTCTGATGCGAGAACTGATGTTTGGAGGGAAGAACCTTGCTTTGAACTCAAAGTTGATGCCTTTGGTGGAATGGCTGTTTCATGAGCCAAACCCCATTGCTCTAAATACAGCTTTAGCTCAACTTGGGGTTGTGAGGCCAGTCTTTCGCCTTCCATATGTTCCACTTACGAAGGCAAAGAGAGAGGAGTTCGTGAAAATTGTTAAGGATATTGGACGAGAGAACTTTATAGGGGAGAGAGATGTCCAAGTTTTGGATGACAATGATTTCATTTTGGTGGGTCGGTATTAG